The DNA segment CTGTTTTTATTATGCTGCTTAAATAACGGTAAGGAAACTTAGCGAATATTCTATGGCAAATGAAATCAATATGCCAGCTTATTAGTAACGCGAATGCTCTTGTACAGACATTATATTATGCAGATGTTAAAAGAAAAaacctaaaagttttaaaatattggcGGATGTAAATAATTCAATCCATCCTTTCCATGTGATtgcacataataaaattaaaataagctaCAGTACGATAAATTGTACTTTGCGATCCATGGTTTAAGCCATAACACATACACCTACTGTAAATATGGTAAAAATATACTCTATCTTTACGTTAATATTAAGTCACTGGAAAATTGTATAAATGTTAAGTgcgtgttaaaaaatattcatatacAAAGAATCTTTGGGCTCCCTGCTCGTTTTCCTACACTTCATCGAAAGCATATTACACCCAAAAGTATGAATTCACAAAACAAAATGTCGCGACTCTGTACACAAAAGTGTATATAAAAGTTACATCTTCAAACACCGAGTTGCTAAGGCACTCACCTACACAATCtatgtatatatacatatatatcaGTATACTATGCAAAGCAAACATAAATAGATTGCTccaagtaaaaaaaatcatgtactTATCACCAATGCGTGTAAAACAAATGCTTTTCAATTCCAAAGGAGACTTATGCTAAatgtataatatgaataaatgttttcaCATCATTATGGTTTCGTTTTAATATTAACGACAGTGATGTGAGTTGTACAGTGTGTCCATACATTTAATTGGTGGTTACCGTATCTGTTGCTTGACTAGGATCTGCCTCGGCTACCTCTGCAAGATATTCACATTATATTGAGTttgatgttttaaaaaaaacatgaaaattgaatgtaatttaaatttcacataatattaccatTCTTAACTTTAGTTGGAGAACTCTGGGAAGAGGACTTCTGAGAATTGCTGGAACTCCCTTCCCCTTCACCGGTTTCCCCAGTCGAGGTGGTGTTCTGAAacatttgttataatatttgtaaggCGTGTGTCTAAACCTAAgagaattatttaaaaaaaatatttgttaactAATGCTACACAaacttttatattcttttttttttctacatttttataTCACATGACCTAACTCCACAACACCCTGTTTTTGTTACAagacaaataaataaggacaacAGTAGACAAACCGGGTAAGTAACAAATTGAAAACTGTTGTtttattgcataaatggaggctttaggatcgggaaaactattttaaataaaaaaaaatgtggattctatgtatGGCTAGGTATATtagctatagtttgtgcgttctaagatgatatgggtgacagttttcacgttccttgctacgggtttttttttttacttacaagaaaacaaaaaaaaaacaaaatgtaataaattatattccatctacaaaaacaaatgtttcctataattgtaaatgaataaaaatgaaaagatgctaaatgctaacttattgataaaaattataaatattaactgtgaaatatgtaggagtataaaattattgttacgaaaaaatttgaaaaatgtcatatgcatgaaacgaaacttatgtcaatagagattgactgttgaatcgaaatcaaatcgataaaaaagggcggccatcttaaatcgccggcaccactgaactaatgtcagtacgaaatcgataatttcgattgcaattcctttacgaagtgattcgatatttttaaattatcgattaatttttgttaggtaacttccctactattgtcaattataatgtgtcacgcatatcatcataaaacgcacaaactataggtgATGAAGTATGTAAGTTAGAAGGTTTATCAAAATTATAAGTTACTATTCAGTAATTATAATACGCGGTTCATCCACTTATGTATTCAAATGTTTACAACTTACTTTTCTATAAGGTCTCTTAGCAAGCTTGAGTCCCTTGGGCTCTTTGGCAGGATCAAAGTGACAGTCAAATATTTCAATCAGTTCTTTTATGTCTTCATCAGTTGCAGTAACAGACATGGACTTCAGCTGCTTCTCCAAACCTGAAACGCCAGATTAACTCTGTAGTAATAGTTTATCAATTtcataatactagagatcgcccaatggtcgaaattcgaccttagtttcaatgacattaggactactacggctatattttgtaaaaaatattgactttatcatttttttttcaactcttgtctctgggacttagctgatctcagactgcccgtgtaagcattgtctaatagtatctaaaattaaattaaaaaaaaaaacaataatccattttcaattttgtcaatttgttgtcagcagacttcaaccataaataaaagagtataattcgtatgtataggcttgtcactcaaaaatctgtcattttttctagtagtagtgtcatagtgtgtgtaacgttttatttgttaaaaatatatatgataaaagcataattttaaaatatattagcttgatgcacttcttcaccatataaactataactgtgcgaaatttcatgcacctgcgtttccccatttttcgtaaaaaggattACAAAGCTTTTCTctcacatattaatatatagataataggcATATTTTTTTTGCGTAAATAGCTATGGACCACCAGACACACATCCTTGTTCTTTGGAAGTTTAAAATTAGCATAAAACAATAGGCAAAGGAATGTAGAATAAGCTTTTTGAAATTGGTACCACAATTTTTGAAACTTAAAACTTCCTCTATAACATAAGtgaaatatgaaattttattacctacaaaacacaaataataataatcaattccaCATAGTATCATTGGAGCATACATGGAACATATGAGTACAAATAGTTATAACTCGAATGTTTGACTCGTTGAAAAGGAAAACCCACCTTCGACCTGTTGCTCCTGCCAGGCGGCGTGAACCTGGTCGTAGAGCAGGCCGGCGTCGGCGAGCAGGCGGCGTAAGTGCGTCACGCGCTTGCGCTCCGGCAGCGCCAGCCGCAGCCGCAGCAGCGGGTGGAACACCGGCCGGAAAGTGTTCTGTCTGGAAACATAAAGATATGATTAGTGTTGGTTCTCAACTTTATTGGTGGCGCACCCACCTCCCGTCCATGTATGTCCCGctctgaaaaaaataataaatggtcACTTTAGTCATTCATTaacttagtattagctccgtgcaTTAACCCTTGaaccttattttattttttatatttataacttaTTCGCAAAACATTCGCCGATAAGGGCCGAAAGTTTTAGTTAatatgtaccattgaggaagttgattcctatgcacttgacagaccaacgttatttggtcgaatatgtcaattcaatgttaattgtgatctgtcagctgagttcgacgtaacgcaaccaaactacttaggtccccgttTTGCATATGAATCAAATTCTTGATAGTATATATTTACACAATGGTTAAGCTATTCAATGGTGTCGTAGTACTGTTTGTCAAATTACTTCATAAACATATTTATTACCTCTCTAGTAACTTTTTGAATTCATCAAGAGCCGCCAGTTCGGTCTCTACAGGATGAGCCCACACGCGGGCCGTCTCCACCATGTGTATACTTGCCGGAGCACCCTCACCTCCAGCGCCTACCTCCTGTTGTTCGCCtggaagatttttttaattactattgattatGGTCGTCTTTTGCTGATGCAGTGACTGATTTAGCAGTAAGATCGAAAGTTTTCATTATTGAATTCATTTCATACTACTCAAAATAACTTGTCAAGTAATTTTTTAGTTAGCTATAAAATATGTGgagttgttaaaaatattatgggaCATGAAAatttaattctattttaaataaaagttgtttTAGCACCAAAAACAAGTCCTtgcatttaaaaacaaaataccttGAGCAAGATGTTCAACAATGCGGTAGGCAGCTGTGGCACGATCTAAAGCGCTCTCAACTGACAATGTGTCAGCATCTAATAACACGCGAGCCAAAACTCGCAGGGAAATAGACTTCACTGTGGACTTGCACTTATCGGCAGCAAGGGCATAGCTGTCAGCAAACCCAGCTACTATTGACGAAAAGCGTTCCAACAACTTgtaactgtaaaaaaaaaatagttttgttatAATAGGATATGATATTACTGAATTTTTTCACACTAGgcagcagcaccagcacagacagtaaacaagtaagtaacgtgggagagccatgcttcggcacgaacgggccggctcgggAGATACCACTTTCTCAcgaaaaaccggcgtgaaacagctcttgcgctgtgtttcgccgagtgagtgagtttaccggaggcccaattccctttcctaccctcccctatttcctttccttcaCTTGCCTactggaatagggtaatagggcttatttaatcaaataaaaaaaacagagtTTTGTTCTACATTTGAcaatgtttctgtcaatattctgataggACTTGTGCAACAAGTCAGATTTTGGTtgaattatttactgtatgtgctagtagtgcCCTTTGCTCCAACCTTTGTGTAATATTCCAGTCCGGCTGGGTAAAATATTCATGTTTTGCCAACTAATAAAAACTTCATAAGGTTGAGtttattttgcatattttagtcttaaaataatcatattaataatggttgaaagttgaaacagtCACAAATTTGACTCACCGTGTGAGGGCTTCGAGTAGCATGGTGGGACACAATCTTTTTGGCTCGTGATAAATTAGAATCACTTTGCCATCACCCTTTTCTTTTTCCAACCAGTCAAGGAAGTCAGTCAGTGCAGATATTTCAGACTTTGTTTTGAGAATCTGGAACAAAGCAAGCACTCATAAAATAATTCTCTTGGCAAAAATGGTAGCTGTTCAATAACTTCTGACTAAAATAGAATTTTAGTAATACCTCGATTGTGGGAATAgcagatacaatagattttcaattgctatgcgacagccgggtgccgcttggggatttgATGGGTTAATTATGTAGTGCAATAAGTGagcaaatatttttcaaattataGTGAGTTTTTATAATTCCTTAATTACCTtatgagtaacattgtcctTGAGCATGCGGTAGCGTCCAATCGTAACCACACGTACATTGTGACGTCTTTGGGCACCGGGGTTTAAATCACGATAAGGCATAATATACTGTGAGTAAACCTCCTTAGGAGTGTATGCAGCAATTTGACATATCTGAaagttacatataaaaatattgaataatttggactttattttacaattataaacactagagatcgtccaatggtcgaaatttgaccttagtttcaacgacattaggactactacctatattttgttaaaaaatattgactttatcttgtctctgggactcagctgatctcagactggccgtgtaaacattgcttaatagtatctaagattcaataaaaaaactataatccactttcaatttgtcaccttgttgtctaCTGTCTTCAAccataattcgtatgtataggcttgtcactcaaaaatctgtcatttttctaggtgtgtatgttgtagtgtgtgtaatgttttatttgttaaaaaaatgtgtgttataagcataattttaaaataatattagcttgatgcactccttcaccatataaactataactgtgcaaaatttcattcacctatgttTCTCCATTTTTCCTCAGAAGGGATACAACGTTTTTGgctcacatattaatatatagatatgtcTAAGTAAGACTTCTGATACtctaatttattataaagattAGGTCAAACTCagatataattttgaaatgttttgtGTATATGTTGAAAGGACAAATAGAGTATGGCTGTTTTCGAAATGTTATAGAATTTTGACTTTAATACAGCAATGTGGTTATGTAACTTACTTCATCAATAAGTCTGCGTCCGGTGGTATCCATGTCCCATCCCACTAGAGTGTATTTGCCGGGTGGTAGACCGACTGGCTTCTCAACCACCACCTCCGCAGGTGTATCCACCTCATTCCCATTCACTTTCGTCTCAGACACCATTTCCATTTGTACTTCTAACCTGTTGTAATTATATTGATTAAGTAACActcgtataaaaaaaatatttatacaattaaAGTTGCTATTGTGTTGTATGAAATGcccatatatttttataaattgtcatttatttaaaaaaaaaaggttcaaATAATTAATCTTATTCATATAATCAGATGattatttttcttctttatgatataaaataatcatctgattattttatttctttaagtAGGTAatagaaaaagtaaaaacaacacAAGTAATATTGTATAGTGTGCCATGAACATAgcacatacaaaaattatattttaatttagtaagtatttacACCTTAGTTAAATATTCAaccattttcatatttttatactttcataagttttaattaatttgtaactAAGGCGATAAGTTATCTAAAATACTTCTGGTTATCTAAAGAAATCTAAGGATCTATTTATGTATGTTTAAATTGATATACAGTAACTCCAACAATTTTATGTGGACAATGAGTACTTATACTTTTGTAAAATTTATCAAGGCTTGGTATGTTTCATGATGATGATCATAACAAACATTGGAAAGCTATCGCCAATTAATACAAATACACATAGTATAAACA comes from the Aricia agestis chromosome 6, ilAriAges1.1, whole genome shotgun sequence genome and includes:
- the LOC121727903 gene encoding maternal protein exuperantia-1, which produces MEMVSETKVNGNEVDTPAEVVVEKPVGLPPGKYTLVGWDMDTTGRRLIDEICQIAAYTPKEVYSQYIMPYRDLNPGAQRRHNVRVVTIGRYRMLKDNVTHKILKTKSEISALTDFLDWLEKEKGDGKVILIYHEPKRLCPTMLLEALTRYKLLERFSSIVAGFADSYALAADKCKSTVKSISLRVLARVLLDADTLSVESALDRATAAYRIVEHLAQGEQQEVGAGGEGAPASIHMVETARVWAHPVETELAALDEFKKLLERQNTFRPVFHPLLRLRLALPERKRVTHLRRLLADAGLLYDQVHAAWQEQQVEGLEKQLKSMSVTATDEDIKELIEIFDCHFDPAKEPKGLKLAKRPYRKNTTSTGETGEGEGSSSNSQKSSSQSSPTKVKNEVAEADPSQATDTVTTN